TAATTATCTACAAAAGAGTTTAAAAATAGAAATTATACGAGCTTAATTTAAATTTTAACTGTAAAACATACTAAAAGAGATTAGTTCACATGAAAATTGGAGTTATAACATCAGCATACCCTGAATTTGAAGACGATCCCCATGGAATCTTTGTACACAGGCTGATGAGGGAAATAAGCAAACATGGGCATGAGGTATATATTTTAGCCCCTTATACTGGCGGAAAAACTGAATATACACTTGAAAGTGTACACGTGGAAAGGTTCCACTACTTCTATCCAAAAAGGTTTCAAAATTTGTGTGGCAGATCTGGAATGGTAGATAATGTTAAAGAGGGGTTTCTTGTGAAGTTTCAGGTTTTAACGTTCCTTTTATTTAATATAATTCATTCACTTAGAAATCTTAACAATATGGATATTGTTCATGTACAGTGGCCCATTCCAAACGGTTTAGGGGCACTATTTTTGAAAAAAATATACGGAATTCCATATATAAACACTGTGCACGGGGAGGAAGTATATCTTTCCAAACGTTATCACGCTCTGTTTGCACTTAAATGGTTTGTTAATAATTCAACCAAAACAGTGGCCAATAGTTCAGCTACCCTCAATTCATGTCTTAAAAATGGCCTGGAAAAAGAGAAACTTAATATAATACCCTTTGGTGTTGATATCAATTTTTATAAACCTTTAAAAATCCCAAAAGATGAAAATATGTTTCAAATACTTGCAGTTGGATATTTAATTGAGAGAAAAGGTTTTGAATATCTTATAAGAGCTGTAAAAGAAGTTTTAAATAAGCACAAGGATGTTCGACTGACCATAGTTGGTTCAGGTCCCCTTGAAGAAAAACTTAAAAGTCTTATAACTGAATTAAAATTAGAAAATAATGCTAAAATAATGAAAAACGTTTCTGATGAGGAATTACTTCAGTTATACAATTCTTCTGACCTTTTTGTGCTCCCTTCCATTGTGGATTCGCAGGGAAATACCGAAGGTCTCGGAGTGGTTTTACTGGAAGCTATGGCTTGTAAATTACCAGTTATTGGGTCAAATACAGGAGGAATTCCAGATATTATTCAACATAGTGAAACTGGATTGCTGGTACCTGAAAAGGATGTTTCCCAGCTTTCTGAGGCTATTTTAAATTTAATTGAAAATAAAGATTTAAGGGATAAACTTGCAGTTAATGGTTATAATCAAGTTAGAGAAAATTTTAATTGGAAAGAAATTTCTAAAAGTTATCTGAAGGTTTATAACAGCATTTAAACTTTCCCAAATATTATATACACCTTCGATAATTTATTTATATGGAATTTAGTTTTGAGTATATTATTAATTATATAGCTAATGAAAATATAGATTTTATAGCCATAGTTACTTCAAATTGGCATGCTGTAGGAGTAGATGCTTTTCTATATGATCTTTATAAAGAAAATAATAGAAAACTTAAAGGAGTAATTATTGTTAATTATCATTTTAAAAATGGATATTGTATCAATGAAAATGATTTTGTTTGTACTAAATTTTCCCAAGTTAAGTTTTTTTATTTAAAAAATCTAAAATTTAACTTAAAAGGAAGTTTACAAGGTTTTAGTAATTTATTATTATCTAAAAATAAAAGTAAAAAAGTTATACACATAATTTATGTAATAGAACCTTCATTTTCCAGCTTTATGTATTTTAAAGATAAATTTGTTTCTAAAAAATATATTCCCAAGTACATTTTAATAGATGAAGGATTTGGAACATATGCATCAAAAAAATCGTGGAAATCAGTTTTAACTCAAGAATGCAATTTTAGATATAGCTTTCAACCTATAATCAGAATATACTTTATAAAAACTTTTTTATCCATTTTAAGAAGGTTTTTTTTCAATATATTTCCATTAGAAAAAAGATTTATATTCAAAAAAAGATCTAATAAGTTAATTCCAAACCAAAAAACTATAGAATCCTATAAATCTGTTTTAAATATTAGAAATGAAAAATTGAATATTAAATATAATGAAAATGAAAATTTTATAATTTTAGCCACATCAGTACTTTCAGAATATAATATAATCCCCTTAGATATTGAAATAATGATAATAAATAAAATAACAAGTATTTTAAGAAGTAAAGGAATATTAACTATAATAAAACCACATCCCCGGGAGTTAAATGGAAAATATTCGTCGATAAATATGCATAAAGTCAAAATATTAGATAATAATTTCCCATTAGAATATTTGTTATCTAGATTAAACCCCATTTGCATTATTGGATATGCTAGCACAGCTTTAGTTAATGCAAAAGTATTTTATGGAATTGATTCTATAGATATATCGAATATTGTATATCAACAATCCAGAAATAAATCCTTAGAAATAGGAGCTGCAGATTTTAAGAAATTGACCAAAGATCTTGTTTTTTCAGTATCTGATCTTTCAGAAATCGAGGAATATTTGGAACATAATTTTAATCTTTAACTAAAATTTTTGTAATGCGAATTTTCTCCATTTTTTCTTTTTATCAAAAAACTACATCTATAAACAAACAATTAAGCTCAAAATACTCATAGAAAAATGGATGTCACAAAAAATCAGATTATATTATTTTATAAATCAAAAATGAAATACTCAACACATCGATAATTTAATTAGGAATTTTGAAATGAAAAAAATATTATATATAATGCATTTAGATTGGAGGTGGATCAGACAAAGACCTCACTTCATTGCTGAAGGACTATCTGATTCTTATGATTTAACTGTTATTCATTTTTGTAGCAAACAATATTTATTTAGGAAATCTGATTTTTCAACTACTAATAAAAAGAATTTTAAATTATTACCTGCATTTAGGCTTCCATTGTACCAAAATAAAATTATTTATAGCTTAAATAAAATATATATGAAAATATACTTTAAATTATTAATAGAAAAATATGATCCAGACTTTATTTGGATTACCTTCCCTCAATTATACGATTATATCCCATCTAATATCCATTGCAAAATTATTTATGATTGTATGGATGAAGCAATAGGTTTTGATTTTCAAGAAAATTTTAAATCTAAAGTATTAGAATTAGAGAAAAAACTAGTGAATGATGCATTTATAGTATTTACCTCATCTAATTATCTCTTTAAAAATTTAGATAAAAATTACAACTGTAAAAATAAACTAGTACTGGTTAGAAATGCTTTTGAAGGAAAAATAATTGATAATCAGGTTAATCTCTATAAAATAAAAGAAACATTCAAAATAGGTTATATAGGGACAATTTCAAAATGGATTGACTTCGAAAAGATAAAAATAACGTTAGATACAATCAAAAATATAGAATATCATTTCATTGGACCCTGCGAGCTGGAAAATATTGAATTGAAGCAACATAATAATATTAAATTCTATGGATCTGTTCCATATAATGAACTCTACGATTATGTAAAAGACTTTGATTGTCTTATTGTACCATTTAAAGTGGATAATAAAATAAAATCCGCAGATCCTGGGAAAATATATGGATATATTAACTACAATAAACCCATAATTTCAGTTTACTATAAAGAATTAGAATATTTCTCCCCATTTGTATGTTTTTATTCCAACACGACAGAACTTATTGATTTATTAAAAAAAATGATAAAAAACGGGTCTCCCAAGAAGTATTCTAATTCAGAACGTATTAAATTTTTAACAGTTAACTCGTGGGACGTAAGATTATACAAAATCATTAACTATTTAAATAAATTGTAAATCAATTTAACTAAATTTTGCAGTGTAATGTTATTGGTTATTGGGATCTATTTTAATACCATCTTTAACCCCTGATGAAAATCGATTAATATCCTTAATTTTTCTTTTAAATAAAAAATCAATATTTACGTGCCAAAATTTGAACATAAAAAAATAAAGTACGAATATTACATATTGAATAGTTGATGCATGCTTTTTCATGAACCAAAACCGATTTCTCGCCATATAATACGAAAGAAGCCCATTAACTTTGTTTGTAGATTTTGATCCCTTATGCCAGATTTTCGATGAGGGATAATAAATACATTGATATCCTATTTTTTTGGATGATAAACAATAATCTGATTCTTCCCAATAACAATGATAATTTGCATTAAACAATCCCAATTTATCAATAACTTCTTTTTTAACTAAAAAACAGCAACCTGAAATAAAATCTACTTCTCTTATTTCATCATATTGGCCTTTATCTATCTCATAATCACCAACTAGATAAGATTTACCCATCCAAAGATTAATTTTTGCCCCTGCAACTTGAATTTTATTTAAAAAATCATAATAATAAATTTTTGGTCCAATAATTCCTATATTTTTATCGCTCTTTGAGTATTGTACTAATTTATTTAAAAAATCTTTGTCAACAACAGTATCATTGTTTAAAAGGAGAATATAATCTGTATTTAAAGTTTTTAGCGCATATCGAATACCAATATTATTCCCTTCAGCAAATCCATCATTTTCATCATTTTTTATTAGTGTAATCCCATTATATGTTAAATTATTTCGATTTTCAATAACTTTTAATGATTCAGATTCATTTTTTGTATATTCAACAAGTTTTATAGGTTTATTACTGAAATCATAATCAAAAAAATTGGATTGTGGTTTTAATTTTCCTTCAGCATATTCTTTAATTTTGCATATAGATTCATCATTAGAATTATTGTCTACAATTATCACAGAATAATTTAGATAATTGATCTGAAAAATAGATTCTAAACATTCAACAGTGTCTTCCCAACCATTCCAGTTTAAAATAATTATTGAAACTCTTGGATAATTCATTATTTCACTCATTAAAATTTTTGTTGTTATTAGTTATATCCAAATAAAATACAATTTAATTACCTAAACCCTTGATTAAACCATCATAATAAGCCTGGAAAAGTTTCCAATTTCTATAATAAATACTCAAAACTACAGGAAACACAACAGCACCAATCACCTGATAAATAATAAAAAACGCATAGTCACTCTTTTTTGCCCATTTCTTCATAAACAACCATCTATTTCGAGTTATATAATATAAACCAATTGGTTTGCTTAACCCGCCTCCAGATTTAGACACTTTATGCCATATTTTTGCTCCAGGAGCATAAACACTTTTATAACCATTTTTAGATGCCCTCAATGCTAGATCAGTCTCTTCAAAATATAAAAAGAATTTTTTATCCATTAAACCAATCTTATCCATAACTTCTCGTTTGATGAGAAATGCAGACCCGCTTACATAATTAAATTCTTCTGTTTTATCGTACTGGCCATTATCAACTTCATTTGTGCCAATATGCAAACCTCTAGCTAATTTCCAGTCTATTTTCCCACCAATACACCATATTGTATTTGGTTGGTCATAATAATAAATTTTAGGGCCTATAATACCATTATTTTTATTAATTTCTCCAAAATTCACCATTTTTCCCAAAAAATCTTTATCAACGACAGTATCATTATTTAAAAGCAAAACATAGTCTGCATTTAAAGTTTTTAATGCGTATCTCATCCCAATGTTGTTTCCTTCTGCAAAGCCGTAATTTTTATCGTTTTTTATTAGGATCAAATGGTCGTTATTTTGGGTTAAACCTTTTTCACTGGCTTTAGATTCCGATTCTTCTTTGCTGTACTCTATTATTCCAATAGGTTTATTTTCTTTATTATACTCAAAAAATTTTGATTTAATATTTACTTTACCGTTGCAATAATCTTTAATTTTTAAAATAGACTCATTTGAAGAGTTATTGTCCACAAGTATTACATAGTAATTGGAATATCTAATTTGATATAGTGATTCCAGGCATTCTATAGTATCTTCCCAGCCGTTCCAGTCCAAAATGACAATTGCAACCTTTGGTTCATTCATAAAATCACATAAAACCTTAAAGATCAGGATTATTTCAATTTTTTTCTTAAGAGCTTATTTTCCTTCTGTACAATGTAAACTTCCCTTCTAAGAAGGCTTATTTGAGTGGCAACGAATCCAAAAACCAATATCTGTATCCCCGAAAGTATCATTAAAACCATAAATAACATTAACGGCCTTGTAGGGTCTAAAATGCCCATAATAAACTGATAAAATAGATATAATGCACTTACAGATCCTATAAATAATAAAATGAACCCAATAGCCCCAAACAAGACCATAGGTTTTTCATTGAATGTGAATAATAAATGTGAAATTGTTGTGGATTTAATTTTTACCTTAGATTCTCCAAATTTTCTGCCCCCTAATGTAACTGGGACTTCTTTTATACTAAAACCTATGGCATTCGCCTTTGACAGTATTTCAGGGTTAATTTCAGTTCCATTGGAATCTAATTCTATTGAATCTAAAACTTCCCTCCGGTATGCTCTAAAAACACCAGTTACTGTACTTACATTGTTTGCCATAGCATATCCGACAATTTTATTGGCCATTTTACTTATAAAAAGCCTTAATCTAGGAATATCTTCTGTTTTTCCACCGTCCATGTACTGGGATCCAATTACAATGTCAGTTTCGCCATCAAGCGCGTCAATTAATTTTGGAATATAACAAGTATCATAACTTAAATCAGCATCAATAGTGATAATTATATCGCCTTCAGCTTTTTTAAAGCCAGTTCGAAGCGCTTTACCCATTCCACAATTTGAAGAATGTTTCAGTACATGTACATTATGATTCTCCAATGCAACATTAGATGCTATTTCAAACGTTCCATCAAAACTTCCATCGTCCACTGCAATGATTTCATAGTTTTTATATGTCTTCAGGACTGCATCTACTTCCTGAATTGTTTTAATGACATTTTCTTCTTCATTGTACATTGGGATAATCACAGAAATTTTCATAATACTAGTAGTAATGGCTCATTTATATCTTTTTTCTAAAAAAAGAAATTAATAGTGCAAGCACTATTTTGAAAAGATTTTAAACACCCCATTATCCTACACGAATTTCTACAAGTTGTATTCATAAATTAATTTCATTATTTATGATATTAATATACTCAAACATTAATGGAAACTCTTAAAAAATTAAGACATATCTAAAATAAACTTCATCATTTAAAACTAGTATTTATAAACATTATACTCAAGTTGTACATCTAATCCAAGTTATAATTAGATACATGCTGACATTCAATTGTTTTCATATATCTGCCATCCCAAAAATAGTTATACTACAACACTATTTATTATCCATAATTTCAATGATGTAATTAAGGTGTGATTATTTGAAAGCTAAGGATATCCCAAATAAATTAATTCCTTTTACCCCTTTAATCATAATATTTGCAGTAATTCTTATTAAACCCTACTATCTCTTTCCAAATGCAGGAGATACAGATTTTCATCTGGCAAAAGCCCATGATATACTTCTAAACCCACTATTGGGTCTTTTCTGGGACAATTTAACTTATTACCCCTTAGGAAGACCAGTATGGCACCAACCTTTAATTGATACAGTTTATGCTTTAATGTGGGGATTAGGTGGTGTAAGATTTGCACATTCATTTATGTGTGTTCTACAGCTCATGTTAACAGTTGGAGTTGCAACATGGATAGCTAACAAGGAATATGGTATATTTGCAGGTTATTTTGCGGGAATTTTTGCATTACTAGGTCCACTACAATATACTTTAATAATTGCAATTCCTGCAACTTACATTCCCATTTTCGCCATGTTAACAATATATTACCTACCCAAAGATAAGAAAAAAGCATTTATAATGGCATTATTAGGACTATGGACACATATGATAGCTCTGGTAAGTTTTTTACCATTGTTTTTCGTGGATAACTATAAAGACAAAAGAAATCTAAAGATAATTGCACTGTTACTACCATCAATCATTTTCTGGGCAGGTTACTGGATATATTTCAGCAATCGGATGATTACACTTGGAACGTTTTATTCAGTGACCCACTTAAATACTATTTTTGGTACCACTGAAATTATTGGCAGCATCTACAGCTTTTTACTTGTTTACA
This Methanobacterium bryantii DNA region includes the following protein-coding sequences:
- a CDS encoding glycosyltransferase family protein, with translation MKKILYIMHLDWRWIRQRPHFIAEGLSDSYDLTVIHFCSKQYLFRKSDFSTTNKKNFKLLPAFRLPLYQNKIIYSLNKIYMKIYFKLLIEKYDPDFIWITFPQLYDYIPSNIHCKIIYDCMDEAIGFDFQENFKSKVLELEKKLVNDAFIVFTSSNYLFKNLDKNYNCKNKLVLVRNAFEGKIIDNQVNLYKIKETFKIGYIGTISKWIDFEKIKITLDTIKNIEYHFIGPCELENIELKQHNNIKFYGSVPYNELYDYVKDFDCLIVPFKVDNKIKSADPGKIYGYINYNKPIISVYYKELEYFSPFVCFYSNTTELIDLLKKMIKNGSPKKYSNSERIKFLTVNSWDVRLYKIINYLNKL
- a CDS encoding polysialyltransferase family glycosyltransferase, translating into MEFSFEYIINYIANENIDFIAIVTSNWHAVGVDAFLYDLYKENNRKLKGVIIVNYHFKNGYCINENDFVCTKFSQVKFFYLKNLKFNLKGSLQGFSNLLLSKNKSKKVIHIIYVIEPSFSSFMYFKDKFVSKKYIPKYILIDEGFGTYASKKSWKSVLTQECNFRYSFQPIIRIYFIKTFLSILRRFFFNIFPLEKRFIFKKRSNKLIPNQKTIESYKSVLNIRNEKLNIKYNENENFIILATSVLSEYNIIPLDIEIMIINKITSILRSKGILTIIKPHPRELNGKYSSINMHKVKILDNNFPLEYLLSRLNPICIIGYASTALVNAKVFYGIDSIDISNIVYQQSRNKSLEIGAADFKKLTKDLVFSVSDLSEIEEYLEHNFNL
- a CDS encoding glycosyltransferase family 2 protein → MNYPRVSIIILNWNGWEDTVECLESIFQINYLNYSVIIVDNNSNDESICKIKEYAEGKLKPQSNFFDYDFSNKPIKLVEYTKNESESLKVIENRNNLTYNGITLIKNDENDGFAEGNNIGIRYALKTLNTDYILLLNNDTVVDKDFLNKLVQYSKSDKNIGIIGPKIYYYDFLNKIQVAGAKINLWMGKSYLVGDYEIDKGQYDEIREVDFISGCCFLVKKEVIDKLGLFNANYHCYWEESDYCLSSKKIGYQCIYYPSSKIWHKGSKSTNKVNGLLSYYMARNRFWFMKKHASTIQYVIFVLYFFMFKFWHVNIDFLFKRKIKDINRFSSGVKDGIKIDPNNQ
- a CDS encoding glycosyltransferase, with protein sequence MKISVIIPMYNEEENVIKTIQEVDAVLKTYKNYEIIAVDDGSFDGTFEIASNVALENHNVHVLKHSSNCGMGKALRTGFKKAEGDIIITIDADLSYDTCYIPKLIDALDGETDIVIGSQYMDGGKTEDIPRLRLFISKMANKIVGYAMANNVSTVTGVFRAYRREVLDSIELDSNGTEINPEILSKANAIGFSIKEVPVTLGGRKFGESKVKIKSTTISHLLFTFNEKPMVLFGAIGFILLFIGSVSALYLFYQFIMGILDPTRPLMLFMVLMILSGIQILVFGFVATQISLLRREVYIVQKENKLLRKKLK
- a CDS encoding glycosyltransferase family 4 protein, whose amino-acid sequence is MKIGVITSAYPEFEDDPHGIFVHRLMREISKHGHEVYILAPYTGGKTEYTLESVHVERFHYFYPKRFQNLCGRSGMVDNVKEGFLVKFQVLTFLLFNIIHSLRNLNNMDIVHVQWPIPNGLGALFLKKIYGIPYINTVHGEEVYLSKRYHALFALKWFVNNSTKTVANSSATLNSCLKNGLEKEKLNIIPFGVDINFYKPLKIPKDENMFQILAVGYLIERKGFEYLIRAVKEVLNKHKDVRLTIVGSGPLEEKLKSLITELKLENNAKIMKNVSDEELLQLYNSSDLFVLPSIVDSQGNTEGLGVVLLEAMACKLPVIGSNTGGIPDIIQHSETGLLVPEKDVSQLSEAILNLIENKDLRDKLAVNGYNQVRENFNWKEISKSYLKVYNSI
- a CDS encoding glycosyltransferase family 2 protein translates to MNEPKVAIVILDWNGWEDTIECLESLYQIRYSNYYVILVDNNSSNESILKIKDYCNGKVNIKSKFFEYNKENKPIGIIEYSKEESESKASEKGLTQNNDHLILIKNDKNYGFAEGNNIGMRYALKTLNADYVLLLNNDTVVDKDFLGKMVNFGEINKNNGIIGPKIYYYDQPNTIWCIGGKIDWKLARGLHIGTNEVDNGQYDKTEEFNYVSGSAFLIKREVMDKIGLMDKKFFLYFEETDLALRASKNGYKSVYAPGAKIWHKVSKSGGGLSKPIGLYYITRNRWLFMKKWAKKSDYAFFIIYQVIGAVVFPVVLSIYYRNWKLFQAYYDGLIKGLGN